The Bifidobacterium animalis subsp. animalis ATCC 25527 genome has a segment encoding these proteins:
- a CDS encoding ATP-binding cassette domain-containing protein: MFDKRLFSLAPGVRGLIAAKVVCLWVGLLADIALSVTAVSLMGAVLGRNTAYTFTAVSLGWYALAFAVIAFMRFLAHYLGSRFGTEAAERVKLGLRSALYKKLLVLGPSYRQQVSTASIVQLAGEGVDQVQSFYEKFVPQLFYAVLAPLTLFAVIAPINMPTAVVLLVCAPLIVIIVGMVAMRASRVFKRYWGKYTDMGSAFLDNLQGLETLKTFDADEAAAKKMHEEAENFRVMTMRVLQIQLRSLTAMDVVAYGGAAAGIGVAIWQLMHGGATMFRTTFAPLDMFTGPQLGLAGVLLIVLLSASFFLPLRQLGSFFHVAMNGMTSSKKIFALLDAPAPHHGEQTLPAGPISVHTHNLGFFYGDDEADAQPALHKVSLDIPAHSLTAIVGESGSGKSTLAALIAGELEGYSGSLAFEVNGESVEVADLSESALMAAVSFVGARSHLFVGTLRDNLIMANPQATDEQLHHALRLAHIDDFVREQPAGFDMPIDPANLSGGQRQRIAMARALLHEAPIMIFDEATSSVDAESEALIMQTIHELAQSKTVIVVTHRLADTVDANMIAVFDHGICVETGNYDTLMAADGRYARMFHAQATVEQVHRRAEGSGIRYAHTQNEVGGDSSNRVAEPVGRRNAALSGIDMTADDAMTTVHVIRRLLAQVGSLRPLMVLACCFGVLGHLAATFMPGFGIMAACAALGRPVWGLSIGWAVTLMAVCAAIRGIMAYCEQYMNHNLAFRLLALFRERVFDALRRLAPAALANRGNGDMISLITTDVELLEIFFAHTISPTIIALSTTVLYTVALLFLSPWFALLLVIAHLLLGVVMPRLFAVALRGVGWKLRKDSAALDDQVLDDMHGLDQIIRFDCGDERLKRIDAWSRSLWRQRTRLSARNGAFSGYDSVIVIAVTAVAALLALTLSLGNTNTVAANIAAFVLVVSSFGPTLALSALPANLTQTFASARRLFSVLDAEPAVEERGTEQCAYDGMALDGVTFGYGYGAPVLRDVAMDIPLSGILGIQGPSGRGKSTLLKLLMRYWDPQQGTVSMSGHALAAIDAHTRRRLQTMMSQETYLFDDTIAGNLRLAKPEASDAELHRALEQASIAALVDDLPEGMGTRVGELGDRLSEGERQRIGLARMFLRDASLYLFDEPTSRLDSLNEAYILQSINALVEERDAAVVLVSHRDSTMRIADETLQM; encoded by the coding sequence ATGTTCGATAAACGCCTGTTTTCCCTCGCTCCCGGCGTGCGCGGGCTCATCGCGGCGAAAGTGGTGTGCCTGTGGGTCGGTCTGCTCGCCGACATTGCGTTGTCTGTCACTGCCGTGTCGTTGATGGGCGCAGTGCTGGGCCGCAATACCGCATATACGTTCACTGCGGTGTCACTAGGGTGGTACGCGCTTGCATTCGCAGTCATCGCGTTCATGCGATTCCTTGCACACTATCTCGGTTCACGGTTCGGTACCGAGGCGGCCGAGCGTGTCAAACTCGGCTTGCGCAGTGCGCTGTATAAGAAGCTGCTTGTGCTCGGCCCGTCGTACCGTCAGCAGGTGAGCACGGCGAGCATTGTGCAGCTCGCCGGCGAAGGCGTGGACCAAGTGCAGAGCTTCTACGAGAAATTCGTGCCGCAGCTGTTCTACGCGGTTCTGGCGCCGCTGACGTTGTTCGCCGTCATCGCGCCGATCAACATGCCGACCGCGGTCGTGCTACTCGTCTGCGCGCCGCTCATCGTGATCATCGTCGGCATGGTCGCGATGCGCGCGTCCCGCGTGTTCAAGAGATACTGGGGCAAGTACACTGACATGGGCTCGGCGTTCCTCGACAATCTGCAGGGGCTGGAGACACTGAAGACCTTCGATGCCGACGAGGCGGCCGCCAAGAAGATGCACGAGGAAGCCGAGAACTTCCGCGTCATGACGATGCGCGTGCTGCAGATCCAGCTACGCTCGCTCACCGCCATGGACGTCGTCGCCTATGGCGGTGCGGCGGCCGGCATCGGCGTGGCGATCTGGCAGCTCATGCATGGCGGTGCCACGATGTTCCGTACCACCTTCGCGCCGCTGGATATGTTCACCGGACCGCAGCTTGGTTTGGCTGGCGTGTTGCTCATCGTGCTGCTCTCCGCATCGTTCTTCCTGCCGTTGCGCCAGCTCGGTTCATTCTTCCACGTGGCGATGAACGGCATGACTTCCAGCAAGAAGATCTTCGCGTTGCTCGACGCACCAGCTCCGCATCATGGTGAGCAGACGCTCCCCGCCGGGCCGATTTCTGTACACACGCATAATCTGGGTTTCTTCTACGGTGACGACGAGGCAGATGCTCAACCGGCATTGCACAAGGTCTCGCTTGACATTCCAGCACATTCGCTGACCGCCATTGTCGGCGAATCCGGATCTGGCAAGTCCACACTCGCTGCGCTCATCGCCGGCGAACTCGAAGGGTACAGTGGCTCATTGGCCTTCGAAGTGAATGGCGAATCCGTTGAAGTAGCCGATCTGTCCGAATCTGCACTGATGGCTGCCGTTTCCTTCGTCGGTGCGCGCAGTCACCTATTCGTGGGGACATTGCGCGACAATCTGATCATGGCGAATCCGCAGGCCACCGACGAGCAACTGCATCACGCGTTGAGACTCGCGCATATCGATGATTTCGTACGCGAACAGCCGGCAGGGTTTGATATGCCAATCGATCCGGCGAATCTCTCCGGCGGCCAACGTCAGCGCATCGCCATGGCACGCGCTCTGCTGCATGAGGCGCCAATCATGATCTTCGACGAGGCGACCAGCAGCGTCGACGCTGAATCCGAGGCGCTCATCATGCAGACGATCCACGAGCTCGCCCAGTCGAAGACGGTGATTGTCGTCACACATAGACTCGCCGACACGGTGGATGCCAATATGATCGCCGTCTTCGACCACGGCATCTGTGTGGAAACCGGCAATTATGACACATTGATGGCTGCGGATGGCCGCTACGCACGCATGTTCCACGCCCAGGCCACCGTCGAACAAGTGCATCGGCGTGCGGAGGGCAGCGGCATACGCTACGCGCATACGCAGAACGAAGTGGGCGGCGACTCATCGAATCGTGTTGCGGAACCTGTTGGGAGACGGAACGCTGCGCTTTCCGGCATTGATATGACTGCCGACGATGCGATGACGACCGTGCACGTGATTCGCCGTCTGCTCGCACAGGTGGGTTCATTGCGTCCGTTGATGGTGCTGGCGTGCTGCTTCGGTGTGCTCGGCCACTTGGCGGCCACGTTCATGCCGGGGTTCGGCATCATGGCGGCGTGCGCGGCGCTCGGGCGCCCGGTGTGGGGGCTATCCATCGGCTGGGCCGTGACCCTGATGGCGGTATGTGCTGCGATTCGCGGCATCATGGCCTACTGCGAGCAATACATGAACCACAATCTGGCGTTCCGTCTGCTTGCACTGTTCCGTGAACGTGTGTTTGACGCGCTGCGCAGACTCGCGCCAGCTGCGCTCGCGAACCGTGGCAACGGCGATATGATCTCGCTGATCACCACCGACGTGGAATTGCTTGAGATTTTCTTCGCCCACACGATCTCGCCGACGATCATCGCGCTCTCGACGACCGTGCTCTATACGGTGGCGCTGCTGTTCCTGAGCCCCTGGTTTGCATTGTTGCTGGTGATTGCGCATCTGCTGCTCGGCGTGGTGATGCCGCGTCTGTTCGCTGTCGCACTTCGCGGTGTGGGTTGGAAGCTGCGCAAAGACAGCGCTGCACTCGACGATCAGGTGCTCGATGACATGCATGGGCTTGATCAGATTATTCGCTTCGATTGCGGTGACGAACGGCTGAAGCGGATTGATGCATGGTCGAGATCGTTGTGGCGCCAGCGCACGAGATTGAGCGCGCGGAACGGCGCGTTCAGCGGCTACGACAGCGTGATCGTGATCGCAGTGACGGCCGTGGCGGCATTGCTGGCATTGACATTGAGCCTTGGCAATACGAACACTGTTGCCGCAAATATCGCCGCATTCGTACTCGTCGTGAGTTCCTTCGGACCCACGCTCGCGCTGAGTGCGTTGCCGGCGAATCTGACGCAGACCTTCGCCTCTGCACGCAGACTGTTCTCGGTGCTCGACGCCGAACCTGCAGTGGAGGAGCGGGGGACCGAGCAATGCGCATATGACGGTATGGCCTTGGACGGGGTGACGTTCGGCTATGGTTACGGTGCGCCGGTGTTGCGTGATGTCGCGATGGATATTCCGCTTTCGGGAATCCTTGGCATCCAGGGGCCGTCTGGACGTGGCAAGTCCACGTTGCTCAAGCTGCTGATGCGCTACTGGGATCCGCAACAAGGCACCGTGTCGATGTCCGGGCATGCTTTGGCTGCTATCGATGCGCATACGCGTAGGCGGTTGCAGACGATGATGAGCCAGGAGACCTACCTGTTCGATGATACGATCGCCGGCAACCTGCGCCTCGCCAAGCCGGAGGCGAGCGATGCCGAATTGCACAGGGCTCTGGAGCAGGCATCGATCGCTGCTTTGGTGGATGATCTTCCTGAGGGCATGGGAACCCGTGTGGGCGAACTCGGTGATCGGCTTTCGGAAGGCGAACGACAGCGCATCGGCCTGGCCCGCATGTTCCTTCGTGATGCGAGCCTCTACCTGTTCGACGAGCCGACCAGTCGCCTGGATTCACTCAATGAGGCCTACATCCTCCAGTCGATCAATGCGTTGGTCGAGGAGCGCGATGCGGCGGTTGTGCTCGTCTCGCACCGCGATTCGACGATGCGCATTGCTGATGAGACACTTCAGATGTAG
- a CDS encoding AMP-dependent synthetase/ligase, with protein MLTEYTTPGPALTVRNNETIYALLTDRIARSGEDSPLTENKEADGAWSKLTAGQFNDRVRAIAKGLIAFGIEKGDAVTIFSATRVEWGLLDFALAAVGAVTVPIYDTDSASQAERILNDSNVKLAIADNQERFDRLDSVLDHCPSLERILMLDANAVEALEGLGVMVSSEELDERIASVNADDLATIVYTSGSTGTPKGAELSHRNFVSITRAAADCVPEVLDGNARLLLFLPLAHCFARFIQYFAFTFDAGVIGYLPSTKTLPHDMQVFEPTFVLAVPRVFEKVYNAASRKAGIGWKGRLFAKSVEFAREWTEMEQAGIAPTAKQKAEHAMYEKLVYSTIRSAFGPRIKYLACGGAPLDRNLATFFNGIGLTMIQGYGLTETAAPFAFTRVHDNVIGTVGQPVPGSSVRISPTGELEVRGQNVFLGYHNLPEKTAETFAEDGWLKTGDLASIDDEGHITLTGRSKDIIITAGGKNVSPIPMEQEISTCPIVEHAVVVGDNRPFVGAVITLDQEGLASWLPTQKLPTDLTIEQAAGLPEVAAEIQKYIDRANTNVSRAESVRKFIVLPVTFSQDNKCLTPSMKVVRPKVNQVFKDEIDNQLYVGKR; from the coding sequence ATGCTCACCGAATACACGACGCCGGGGCCCGCACTCACTGTGCGCAATAACGAGACCATCTATGCTTTGCTCACCGACCGCATTGCACGTTCCGGCGAGGACTCCCCGCTCACGGAGAACAAGGAGGCCGACGGCGCGTGGAGCAAGCTCACCGCCGGGCAGTTCAATGACCGCGTTCGCGCCATCGCCAAGGGTCTGATTGCATTCGGCATCGAGAAGGGTGACGCAGTGACGATCTTCTCCGCCACGCGCGTCGAATGGGGTCTGCTTGATTTCGCCCTCGCTGCAGTCGGTGCGGTGACCGTGCCGATTTACGACACCGATTCCGCGTCGCAGGCCGAGCGCATTCTCAACGATTCGAATGTGAAACTGGCGATTGCCGACAATCAGGAGCGCTTCGACCGCTTGGATTCGGTGCTGGATCATTGCCCGTCGTTGGAGCGCATTCTGATGCTCGATGCGAATGCTGTGGAAGCGCTGGAGGGTCTTGGCGTGATGGTCTCCTCGGAGGAGCTCGACGAGCGCATCGCGAGCGTGAACGCCGATGACTTGGCGACGATCGTCTACACGTCCGGCTCCACCGGCACGCCGAAGGGCGCCGAGCTTTCCCATCGGAACTTCGTGAGCATCACCCGCGCTGCCGCCGATTGCGTGCCCGAGGTGCTTGACGGCAATGCACGCCTGCTGTTGTTCCTGCCCCTCGCCCACTGCTTCGCACGGTTTATCCAGTATTTCGCCTTCACCTTCGATGCCGGCGTGATCGGCTATCTGCCGAGCACGAAGACGCTGCCCCACGACATGCAGGTGTTCGAGCCCACGTTCGTGCTTGCTGTGCCGCGCGTGTTCGAAAAGGTCTACAATGCGGCATCGCGCAAGGCAGGCATCGGCTGGAAAGGTCGTCTGTTCGCCAAGTCCGTCGAGTTCGCCCGCGAATGGACCGAGATGGAGCAGGCCGGCATCGCGCCGACGGCCAAGCAGAAGGCGGAGCATGCGATGTATGAGAAGCTCGTGTATTCGACGATCCGCAGCGCGTTCGGCCCACGCATCAAGTACCTGGCCTGTGGCGGTGCACCACTCGACCGTAATCTCGCCACGTTCTTCAACGGCATCGGTTTGACGATGATCCAGGGCTACGGCCTGACCGAAACCGCCGCCCCATTCGCCTTCACCCGTGTGCACGACAACGTGATCGGCACCGTCGGGCAGCCCGTGCCCGGCTCCTCGGTGCGCATCTCACCCACTGGCGAGCTCGAGGTGAGGGGACAGAACGTGTTCCTTGGTTATCATAATCTGCCCGAGAAGACAGCCGAGACCTTTGCAGAGGATGGCTGGCTCAAGACCGGCGATCTGGCGTCGATTGACGATGAAGGCCATATCACGCTGACCGGCCGTTCCAAGGACATCATCATCACTGCCGGCGGCAAGAACGTCTCGCCCATCCCGATGGAACAGGAGATTTCGACCTGCCCGATTGTCGAACACGCCGTGGTGGTGGGCGACAACCGCCCGTTCGTCGGCGCCGTGATCACCCTTGACCAGGAAGGCCTCGCCAGCTGGCTGCCCACCCAGAAACTCCCCACCGACCTCACTATCGAACAGGCCGCTGGACTGCCTGAAGTCGCCGCCGAGATCCAGAAATACATCGACCGCGCCAACACGAACGTCTCACGAGCCGAATCGGTACGCAAGTTCATCGTGCTGCCCGTCACGTTCTCACAGGACAACAAATGTTTGACACCATCAATGAAGGTCGTACGGCCTAAGGTGAATCAGGTGTTCAAGGACGAGATCGACAACCAGCTCTACGTCGGAAAACGGTGA
- a CDS encoding Maf family nucleotide pyrophosphatase, whose translation MSIPLILASKSKPRRDLLFHAGICPTIRVSHVDEPAVIAKAAADAGMSVDDLPIATKVMVLAQAKANAVYQAYKDVAEVSTNAHGDEVTGFPLETAPSIADSAHTDDAQTRDFSGVEFPVRTQPIQGTVVETHGLTNAKVGPLILGCDSMFLLDGKAYGKPHTEQIARERLELMSGASGELFTGHCLIDFASGRMVTGVSRAVIHFAEFSDLMIDRYIATGEPLEVAGSFTLDGFGGAYIDSIEGDPSGIIGLSLPLARELVQELGIDWTDLWNVARDEQFPQPLSSVKALPPKENVHQPGDGWVDCACGRKHWGTNGAAGVLLARRDPESGEVTHIVMQHRAAWSAEGGTWGIPGGAIADGESPIEGALREAYEEANITPADIEVVGSYCEDHGPWAYTTVFAFEKPGHEVHPRANDDESMEIEWVPIAEVPNLKLLTAMRADWPRFEKRLNEIASTYKGR comes from the coding sequence ATGAGTATTCCGCTGATTCTCGCTTCGAAGTCCAAGCCGCGCCGTGATCTGTTGTTCCATGCCGGCATTTGCCCCACCATTCGCGTCTCGCATGTGGACGAACCCGCGGTGATTGCGAAGGCTGCCGCGGATGCTGGCATGAGTGTGGACGATTTGCCGATCGCCACGAAGGTCATGGTGCTTGCCCAAGCGAAGGCGAACGCGGTATACCAAGCCTACAAAGATGTCGCAGAGGTATCCACGAATGCTCATGGTGACGAGGTGACTGGATTCCCATTGGAGACTGCGCCGTCGATTGCAGATTCCGCTCATACGGATGACGCCCAGACTCGTGATTTCTCGGGCGTAGAATTCCCGGTCCGCACCCAGCCGATTCAAGGCACCGTTGTTGAAACGCACGGGTTGACGAATGCGAAAGTCGGCCCGCTGATTCTCGGCTGTGATTCGATGTTCCTACTTGATGGCAAGGCATACGGCAAGCCGCATACCGAGCAGATCGCGCGCGAGCGGCTTGAATTGATGAGTGGTGCGAGCGGCGAACTGTTTACTGGCCATTGCCTGATCGATTTCGCCAGTGGTCGCATGGTGACTGGTGTGAGCCGCGCGGTGATTCATTTCGCGGAGTTCTCGGATTTGATGATCGATCGCTATATCGCAACGGGGGAGCCGCTCGAGGTGGCGGGCTCCTTCACTCTTGACGGATTTGGTGGTGCCTACATCGACAGCATCGAGGGGGATCCGAGCGGCATCATTGGTTTGAGCCTGCCGCTCGCTCGTGAACTCGTGCAGGAACTTGGCATCGATTGGACCGACCTGTGGAATGTGGCGCGTGATGAACAGTTCCCGCAGCCGCTGTCATCGGTTAAGGCATTGCCCCCGAAGGAGAACGTGCACCAACCTGGCGACGGTTGGGTGGATTGTGCATGCGGGCGTAAGCATTGGGGCACCAATGGCGCAGCCGGTGTGTTGCTTGCCCGTCGTGATCCTGAAAGCGGCGAGGTGACGCATATCGTCATGCAGCATCGCGCGGCTTGGAGTGCCGAGGGTGGCACATGGGGCATCCCCGGCGGTGCAATCGCCGACGGTGAGAGTCCAATCGAGGGTGCGCTTCGTGAGGCGTATGAGGAGGCGAACATCACTCCTGCCGATATCGAAGTGGTGGGTTCGTACTGCGAGGATCACGGTCCATGGGCATACACCACGGTGTTCGCATTCGAGAAGCCGGGCCACGAGGTGCATCCGCGCGCCAATGACGACGAGAGCATGGAGATCGAGTGGGTGCCGATTGCCGAGGTGCCCAACCTGAAGCTGCTCACCGCGATGCGAGCTGACTGGCCACGCTTCGAGAAACGATTGAATGAGATTGCCTCCACGTACAAGGGCAGATAA
- a CDS encoding protein-tyrosine-phosphatase, with amino-acid sequence MKVLFVCTGNICRSPMGELLFPHFFHTDGIETDSAGTQGLVDSPIDPSSAKLMALDGIDSSQFRSKRLTPQLAMSSDLILCFTEHQRRKIVALAPRVRSKTFLLSDFANLCRYFGQNNLLHGTNVEDRMREVMYNASMARRALPEAEDIADPYRKEFAAFQAAHDQIGYAIADIAQALEPSRAGHAAE; translated from the coding sequence ATAAAGGTGCTGTTTGTATGCACGGGCAATATCTGCCGCTCACCCATGGGCGAACTGTTGTTCCCGCATTTCTTCCATACGGATGGCATCGAAACCGACAGCGCAGGAACACAGGGGCTTGTCGACAGCCCAATCGACCCATCGAGCGCGAAGCTCATGGCACTCGACGGCATCGATTCGAGCCAATTCCGTTCGAAGCGGCTCACGCCTCAGTTGGCGATGTCGAGTGATTTGATTCTATGCTTCACCGAACATCAGCGCCGAAAGATTGTCGCACTTGCACCGCGCGTGCGGTCGAAGACCTTCCTGCTCAGCGATTTCGCCAACCTGTGCCGGTACTTCGGGCAGAACAATCTCCTGCATGGCACCAATGTGGAAGACCGCATGCGTGAGGTGATGTACAACGCATCAATGGCCCGGCGAGCGCTGCCGGAGGCAGAAGATATTGCAGACCCCTACCGCAAGGAATTCGCGGCGTTCCAAGCAGCGCATGACCAGATTGGGTATGCAATCGCAGATATCGCACAGGCGTTGGAGCCTTCTCGTGCGGGACATGCGGCTGAATAA